The DNA sequence tgataattttttaaaaattaaaattgactaattaacaaaaatgtaatttttattttaggtgTAGTCACAGCGAATTACCAAAAGTACTAGAAGGTTTAAAAGCCGTAAGTCACTATATAAGTCATCCAGTCGACGAATTAATACTCGAAAACAACAACTTGCCAAGTTTACCCGGCAAAGTATTTACAAACTTACGAGTATTGCGTTTAATGCTAAGAAATAATCATCTAGAACGCGTGTCTTCAGGATGGCTAGATGGTCTTCATGATTCTCTATTAGAATTATTCATTGTCGAGCCGGATTTGCGGTCACTACCCATCGACAGCTTAGACAATCTCCTAGGTCTTGAAGCCATCACAATACAAAGTAAATCAATGAAACGTTTACCAAGATTTTCAAGTTTAACAAAACTTCGTTACCTACAAGTCAATTCCCCAACTCTATTGGAATTATTACCAGTTAATTTTCGCGATTTACCAAATTTAGAACAACTACACATCTTTGGTAGTCCAAAATTGATGCGTTTAGAAGCTGgactgtttaaaaatttaccaaaactagcgttaataaatataacaagcTGTGGAATTATTTGGATCCATCCTCGTGCGTTTGTTGATCTTCCGGAATTACGGGAAATATCATTTGAAGACAACAAGATTCCTGATGCCGCAATAGTCGGCCGTGCAATGATGGAACTACCAGTATTATCAGTTATTCGTTTGAACAGCAATAAAATAACACGACTACAAGAGGaagcatttataaatttaccatCATTAAGTAGACTATATCTCAcaggaaattttataacagaAATATTTTCCGGTGCTTTTCAAATGCTACCAGTTCTACGTGTGttagatttaaattacaatcttATCAACAGAATACACCCAGACTTTTTTATACAACGTACTGGTAGTACTCTAGAGGAATTATGGATCATGGGTAATCGCTTGAATCACGTAAACGAATTACGTGCAATCCTAGAAGCTTTGCCACGACTGAAATTTCTTGATGCTTCCTACAATCAATTTGATGAAATTCCTTTTGGTGCACTAAGAGGACATCCAACATTAGAACGTCTTCATCTTGATCATAATCGACTTACTTTTTTACAAAGGGAGACTTTTTCAGCGATGCCAGCACTCAGAGAATTgagacttaaaaataattcgctTACTAATCTTTTAGAAGCTCCATTCTGGAATTTACCTGGATTAaaggttaattaattatttttaaaattttactgtaaaaaatcgggagtgattacgaattttatttaaatctgaattTACTCCGTCACTTTAAGTTTCggagttttttcaaaaaacccctccgcatacggagtaaataaggAGTTTCTCTTTTTAGTGGAGTGATTTCGGACGGGtctggattttattcaaatctgcATTCACTTCGATtcgaagttttaattttaaaataaattccccTTCGGaataaatttcactccgagagaaataaataaataaatagtcaccCGTTCCACATTTACTTCGAAtccactccggatttaatggTGACCAACCTAATGAACTTTGAAAATGGAACCTTAACAATTTGAACttgacaatttgaattttcgtaaatttgaacttttatgaataaaacaacctattaatattcttataaatatcaatgatgatgatgatgaagaactcataaataaatcaaagtttattattataaaaataattatattaaaaaaaaaaaattattttttttgaaagaaatactaaattattcaaagttcaaatttaaaaaaattcaaattgccagagtttaaatttctaatttcaaAGTgtataagtttaaattttcgaagttCATTAAGTATGGAACCGTtttaatccgcgttcactcgaaaaattttttacagtaaccatttatgtttttttacagGGGCTTGATTTATCAGAGAATTATTTCAGACATGTTGAGCCAATactattagaaaatttaccaaatttacGTAGACTTGATTTAAGTGGCAATGGTATTGGAATGTTGGAACCagagtcatttttaaatgtacCAGCACTAGAGCATCTTAATTTATCTCATAATGctatttcaataattcatcCGATGACAATGAGACACTTAACAAGCTTATATGAACTCGACATCGGTTGGAATAGACTCATAGAATTGGTACCAGGTCTgccaaaaaatattgaacatTTACACTTGCCGATGAATCGTATTGTCATGTTACCGTCGATAGAAACTCAAGACCTAGCATTACCAGCACTGAGATCTCTTGATTTAAATGCCAATGGCATTGAAAGAATAATACCTGGTACTTTAAGTGAGTTACCAAGtttgagaaaattgaatttaggATACAATGCAATAAGATTAATTGAAGATGGAACATTTGATGGGCTTTCGAGGCTCGAACAGCTGGATCTGAAGTATAATCACATCATGTCTCTTCATGGTAGAAGTTTCAAACCTCTTAGAATGCTAATGGATTTAAGTCTCAGGGGAAATAGATTGGAAGTTATACGACCAGATATATTTGCTGACAATGTTCAACTTCAGCGGCTTGATTTggcgataaataatttagcgCAAATTCCTCACGCGACATTTTCTAATACtaggtaataaaaatattaatttataaattatattttaattattaataaaatataaatttatttttctaatgaaAATACACTTTCGgttgtgtaatttaaaaattattactgagAGTTGAGAAAGTCTAATGAGACAATAATTATCACGGTGTTGTGATTTCGTTGCGTGTTTAGAAATAACTGTCacttacttttaattaaatactacaACTGgaaaattcatctattgttgatttattaaaatttatttttattattacagagATTTAAAAGAACTTCATGTGTCGTATAATACATTAACAGAATTACCCGGGTCACTGCACGGACTCACCTCACTCGAAGTTCTTgatttaagttttaataaattaaatacattgtCTTCAGACACATTGAGCAGCCTAACATCACTTCTTGAATTAAAACTagtgagaaataaaataaaagaattacgTGAAGGTGCATTCAATCGATTACTACGATTAAGTTTTATTGATCTTGAGAATAATGATTTGAGAGTTATCGAGagaaatgcaattaaaaatttacctgaGCTTCAGGCAATTCGTCTTGGGAAAAATCGTAttcaggtaattatttataaatatttgtattttataattttttaattattaaatatttcagatGATTCCAACTGGTGCATTTACTGACCTGCCACTTCTACAGAGTGCAGAAATGCAAGACAACCGAATTCAAGAAATCGCAATCAATGCATTCATCAATGTACCAAATCTTTTGCTTCTTAATTTAAGTTACAATCTTTTACCAAGCTTAGAACATGCAGGGATTTCTAACTTACGGTCACTTGAAGTACTTGATCTCAGTCATAATCGTTTGACTCGTGTTTCAAGTGAAAATCTTGCTACCTTAGATTGGTTAGTCGAACTGAAGGTaactttacttattattattacatttttttatagtaatttgcATTTGGTCGATAATGTATGCAGATATTGGTTTGATACACTTGCATAGATAAATATGATTCTTATCAAGgacattctcagacagtgcccccgattttttaaaaattttaatgactttcAAATGCCATAagcgtattaaaattttatcaattaaaatattaatggaaAAGAGGACAACGTAGTTGCAATTTAGCTgagatatagattttaaaaaaattatatatagtcatCAATTGGGAATTTAACGAAATTCGGAagataaatttcagtaaaatcatGTCAAttctataatttgaattttcgaattttgtaggctaaaatttatttaacaaatttcgttcagctcttaattgataacaactgcaagtaatttttttaaaaaattctatatctcaATGAAAAGTCGAGGGCACTGTCTGAGAACGCCCTTAATCTTAAGAGTCATATTAATCTACACAAGTTTAGCAAACTTTTCCCTACTGACTCAAACTTATACTAGTAGGGAAGTAATCTGCGACAGGTAAAATTGCAATAGTTTGAGTGGAGTTTAATGAGTTTACGGAGacaaaaatactcaaataCAATGATATATGTATACGAAAACATATACAAATTACAACTAAACTGTCTGAAGTAAACAtcttaaagtaattaaattcctAAATTTACATGATAGTGAAAGTAACAGACACTCgtgtattttgttattaaacattaatagaaaattttttgtttaatttttgtcaaaaccttttcaaaatctttatatgcatattttcaaattattttttttatattaatttttaatttgtttactaaaatttaaaaattaccagatatgcaattttcattataataaatttaataatgaaataatagaaattaacataagaaaatattatattaggAAAACAGATtgttaatcaaattattattgttcataaatatctataaagtgttaaaatttttattgttattattatattttattaagattTACATCAGACGTGTCATCTTTATttgtgattaattaaattcaaaatatatgtattcccggtttttttaattttttaataaatttattggtttatATAGCAGTTTCCGTAAGCTGTGTTTGAAACCATAATTTTGATACCCGGTCATAGGGCTTttctcataattaatttatcgtcATTCcaatgcatttatttatttcattaattcacaTTTGTATTTTCAAACGATAACATTACACCTCTCTGTTACTGTTACCACAACAGTTTCGAGAATCAATCGAGAATCATAGAGCTCTAGTTAAGGGTTGagtaaatgaattaaaataaaaaagaacaagaatgaaataaataattttactttctgttatctaaaatttaatttgaataccCCATATAATAAAGTCATTTTGATATGtaatgatattaattcaacaagaaaaaaaagggaaaatacttttgataaaAACGTCAATTAAGTCGTAGTAAATTACTGgctgtaattttataaaaccactttataaattaattcattatttgtgttaaaaaaaaaaaaaaaaaaaaaaaacaatgacaCTTTCACAAGAAGAGAGAAATTTCCCTATTTCTACGTAACCTTGTAATCTTCTCGTTATGCTAGGGCAAGTAAAGAGCAATTACTTAGACGCGCATTGttaattatggaaattatcaattttttttaacaaattaattaaacgtcaaaaatatgaagagatcattgttatatttaatcccagtgcttataattttatttatattaaaataaatattttttatttatttaaaatagatagATCACAATCGTATTTGTGGTATCCAAGGATCACCGTTTGACAACATGCCGAGATTAAGAGTATTGAGTATGAGAAGTAACCGGATGTCATCGATATCGGAGAGTGTATTTAAAAGATTGCGATCCAATATAGCAGTCTTGGATATTGATGGGAATCCACTG is a window from the Microplitis demolitor isolate Queensland-Clemson2020A chromosome 4, iyMicDemo2.1a, whole genome shotgun sequence genome containing:
- the LOC103568379 gene encoding protein artichoke; its protein translation is MGTTSEGRRQGLCLILLLVFIVKIVKSQNDYGCPSQEKILPCRCSMREMEYQIWCSHSELPKVLEGLKAVSHYISHPVDELILENNNLPSLPGKVFTNLRVLRLMLRNNHLERVSSGWLDGLHDSLLELFIVEPDLRSLPIDSLDNLLGLEAITIQSKSMKRLPRFSSLTKLRYLQVNSPTLLELLPVNFRDLPNLEQLHIFGSPKLMRLEAGLFKNLPKLALINITSCGIIWIHPRAFVDLPELREISFEDNKIPDAAIVGRAMMELPVLSVIRLNSNKITRLQEEAFINLPSLSRLYLTGNFITEIFSGAFQMLPVLRVLDLNYNLINRIHPDFFIQRTGSTLEELWIMGNRLNHVNELRAILEALPRLKFLDASYNQFDEIPFGALRGHPTLERLHLDHNRLTFLQRETFSAMPALRELRLKNNSLTNLLEAPFWNLPGLKGLDLSENYFRHVEPILLENLPNLRRLDLSGNGIGMLEPESFLNVPALEHLNLSHNAISIIHPMTMRHLTSLYELDIGWNRLIELVPGLPKNIEHLHLPMNRIVMLPSIETQDLALPALRSLDLNANGIERIIPGTLSELPSLRKLNLGYNAIRLIEDGTFDGLSRLEQLDLKYNHIMSLHGRSFKPLRMLMDLSLRGNRLEVIRPDIFADNVQLQRLDLAINNLAQIPHATFSNTRDLKELHVSYNTLTELPGSLHGLTSLEVLDLSFNKLNTLSSDTLSSLTSLLELKLVRNKIKELREGAFNRLLRLSFIDLENNDLRVIERNAIKNLPELQAIRLGKNRIQMIPTGAFTDLPLLQSAEMQDNRIQEIAINAFINVPNLLLLNLSYNLLPSLEHAGISNLRSLEVLDLSHNRLTRVSSENLATLDWLVELKIDHNRICGIQGSPFDNMPRLRVLSMRSNRMSSISESVFKRLRSNIAVLDIDGNPLSCSCGMIWLRGWLQQSSSEGPRCADGSLFRDIRLSRQDCLKKKYTEPIHPGCETEFIDQSLLPAYYGEGKPPPAWMNTNNPSKLTQNPDYYYDDYPDNEHNITKNPTNKLSNDKTYSTIMSHIKTGPIKFVQTTTAMSPKPPNDNLTKKKNPLPPSPSSSGFTFFGVPLPNLNLNLWGSGKKSQRKDDPRPGRSRYRTYPPSEPEFHKGFTPFPETQGGFKPIVDPQIIFERKKNNTIGNAATITRVYQVPSKKNDDNNNNNSSSNNNTSNKKQKNDDVYKIKNDPSALPSATDPRRVLSSSLKYDSTTTETSPSPTTLAAVINTSTTAYSNIELNDDSDENVFLGGKIASRIVWTTPATTTRAIEDNSTAFTSTEKNYQTEQDVFWNSEDPASIPKPTRTTPMSTEVTSDFTSPTSQDSSTDMMETTLKTHISSQTSRALEPSALSAFLIPGGQIPASNPVFSIKPSGRSTIVKVMAPMGSESSRSGKTKLINDTSETDKLTNLETVKKPSRNNLKIRNDDDDPFNWYYQNYNETNLEPYVGEAYNCSTIVYLSYFLIVLQLYISLVCY